A genomic region of Luteolibacter arcticus contains the following coding sequences:
- a CDS encoding beta strand repeat-containing protein: MNTCTVSSRSALLATALALGPAMLSLSASAAVRTWSGNADANLSTLTNWEAGAGPAPVSGDSWTFAAAGTAGATLTNDLATSSAFEVAGITFTAAATTSYTIGSGTIGLTGNIVMAGGANNQTIASNIAVSGARQLNLNVGNVAAGNLTLNGNLTGNGTLTQTAGNGGARGVTFNGDNSGFTGTFTQTNDGNNRTSFNTATSGSASAAWVLNRDVAGGIALNLGLGTLHFGSLAGGAQIRNNAAATTTVSVGALNTNTTFNGGFRSNTGGTNVALTKVGTGTLTLSGSNLHTAATTVQGGTLEISSSGSMPNSAVAVNSTGTLKVADGKTLNAVAVNAGGLLDPTGNLTVTNAASATGANATIDLINGAASSMLNVGGATGMTLGGASGADTATLNVEVGGVTCDTLNIFNGLAVDAGGVSITVTNLGVQAGQSYILASFSSGSGAGFATGMGTTVGAVTLANHSLAFGVSGSLEVTATSIILHTSGATPPATAYWSGTKGSNWSDNTAGQGNFTTSAAGATFINTSPGAGTQVYFNNNAPTNLTHTLGGNFDILGLTYRGSSAAVTTSGTHLLALQSGGITVESGNGGATLAMSTLQIAADQTWSNSSSNPLTVSASSITGPTSILTMAGSGGVHLGGTSFSVGTLALNTNLDVKGTAVSAGFMDSAGNITNTVAANATVTVQGDFPTTLSGVISDSGPGALVSITKTGAELLLLSGANSYGGTTTLAGGTLQAGTNSAFGTGTLHIGSAAATLDLNGKAIANLLTNAGGGGTITNSSATEAKVTAGFNPAADAGFVISDFTIHGTGDIRWEGALRRTNGGGTVVKSGANTLTIDEAAGIATVGGMSLRVEEGTVVYGKTTHAGFNNITLNGGTLRMDPTYQLAASPQVWNGAFGNEAIINGGVWDLNDTGTNGINNRLKRVSGTGGTITNSGTGASQLVLAARDTAAPVWAGNIEDGGNGGTVALTIQWGGSVNQVMQFSGLHTYSGDTYIRENVMSAGAANVFSPNSHFIIPNHSIGGKLDLNGFDNTIGSLAGDEPDGQVLLGSATLTTGGKGDASTTFAGVISGTGGLIKSGGGTFTITGANTYSGDTVVNAGILAVDGDSLLDAGKLVIASGAKVDVIGTEVVGTLFFAGVQQDDGTWGATGSGAAHIDDVRFSGTGVVHVGAVAGYDSWADDNAGGQTAEQDFDGDGMDNGIEYFMNAAAGFTANPGVVGGAVAWPNGGKIARSAYGTQFVVKTSTNLTTWEPVLETDPKLSNTAGSVSYTLPTGAGKFFVRLEVTPQ; this comes from the coding sequence ATGAACACTTGTACCGTTTCGTCCCGCTCTGCCCTGCTCGCCACTGCTCTCGCACTCGGGCCGGCGATGCTTTCTCTCTCCGCTTCCGCCGCCGTCCGCACATGGAGCGGCAATGCGGATGCGAACCTTTCGACGCTGACGAACTGGGAGGCGGGCGCGGGTCCGGCTCCGGTTTCCGGTGACTCCTGGACCTTCGCCGCTGCCGGTACGGCGGGGGCGACGCTCACGAACGATCTGGCAACCTCGAGCGCCTTTGAGGTGGCTGGCATCACGTTCACGGCTGCCGCGACGACGAGCTATACGATTGGCTCCGGGACCATCGGCTTGACCGGGAACATCGTGATGGCAGGCGGTGCCAACAACCAGACGATCGCCAGCAACATCGCGGTCTCGGGGGCGCGGCAGTTGAATCTCAATGTGGGCAATGTCGCCGCCGGCAATCTCACGCTGAACGGGAATCTAACCGGGAATGGAACGCTGACCCAGACGGCGGGAAATGGTGGTGCGCGGGGTGTGACCTTCAATGGCGACAACAGCGGCTTCACCGGCACCTTCACCCAGACGAACGATGGCAACAACCGCACGTCCTTCAACACCGCGACCTCGGGCAGTGCTTCGGCGGCGTGGGTGCTCAACCGCGACGTGGCGGGCGGGATCGCGCTGAACCTCGGGCTCGGCACGCTCCACTTCGGCTCGCTCGCCGGAGGAGCGCAGATTCGCAACAACGCGGCGGCGACTACCACCGTCAGCGTGGGGGCGCTGAACACGAACACGACTTTCAACGGGGGCTTTCGCTCCAACACCGGAGGGACGAATGTCGCGCTGACCAAGGTCGGCACAGGCACGCTGACGCTGTCGGGCTCGAACCTCCATACGGCTGCGACCACGGTGCAAGGGGGAACGCTGGAGATTAGCTCATCCGGCTCGATGCCTAACAGCGCGGTCGCGGTGAACAGCACCGGCACGCTGAAAGTGGCGGACGGCAAGACGCTCAACGCGGTGGCGGTGAATGCCGGTGGTCTGCTCGATCCCACTGGCAACTTGACGGTGACCAATGCGGCCTCCGCGACGGGGGCGAATGCGACGATCGATCTGATCAATGGAGCCGCGAGTTCCATGCTCAATGTCGGCGGAGCCACCGGCATGACGCTGGGCGGCGCATCCGGTGCAGACACCGCGACGCTGAACGTGGAGGTCGGCGGCGTGACCTGCGACACGCTGAACATTTTCAACGGTCTGGCCGTGGATGCCGGTGGTGTTTCCATCACCGTTACGAACCTGGGGGTGCAAGCGGGCCAGTCGTACATCCTGGCGTCCTTCAGCAGCGGCAGCGGCGCGGGCTTTGCTACCGGTATGGGGACCACGGTGGGTGCGGTTACGTTGGCGAATCACTCGCTGGCCTTCGGCGTCTCCGGTTCGCTGGAAGTCACGGCGACCAGCATCATCCTCCACACCAGCGGTGCGACGCCTCCGGCCACGGCGTATTGGTCCGGCACGAAGGGCAGCAACTGGAGCGACAACACGGCGGGGCAGGGGAACTTCACCACCAGCGCGGCGGGAGCGACCTTCATCAACACCAGCCCGGGCGCGGGCACGCAGGTTTACTTCAACAACAACGCGCCGACCAATCTGACCCACACGCTCGGTGGCAACTTCGACATTCTCGGCCTGACCTATCGCGGTAGCTCCGCGGCGGTGACCACCAGCGGCACCCACTTGCTCGCCCTCCAATCGGGCGGCATCACGGTGGAAAGCGGCAACGGCGGGGCGACGCTGGCGATGTCCACGCTCCAAATCGCGGCGGATCAGACCTGGTCTAACAGCAGCAGCAATCCGCTGACGGTTTCCGCAAGCAGCATCACCGGCCCCACCTCGATCCTAACGATGGCCGGTAGCGGCGGTGTTCATCTCGGTGGCACTTCCTTCAGCGTCGGCACGCTGGCTCTGAACACCAACCTCGATGTGAAGGGCACCGCGGTGAGTGCGGGCTTCATGGATAGCGCCGGCAACATCACCAACACTGTCGCGGCGAATGCCACGGTCACGGTGCAAGGTGACTTCCCGACCACGCTTTCCGGCGTGATTTCCGACAGCGGTCCCGGGGCGTTGGTATCGATCACGAAGACCGGCGCAGAGTTGCTGTTGCTTTCCGGCGCGAACTCTTACGGTGGCACGACCACGCTGGCAGGTGGCACCTTGCAGGCGGGAACCAACAGCGCCTTCGGCACGGGGACGCTTCACATCGGCTCCGCCGCCGCGACGCTGGATCTCAACGGCAAGGCAATCGCCAACTTGCTGACCAATGCCGGAGGCGGAGGCACCATCACCAACAGCTCCGCCACGGAGGCGAAGGTGACGGCGGGCTTCAATCCCGCGGCGGATGCCGGGTTCGTGATCAGTGATTTCACGATCCACGGAACCGGTGACATTCGCTGGGAGGGTGCGCTCCGCCGAACGAACGGCGGTGGCACGGTGGTCAAGAGTGGCGCCAACACGCTGACCATCGATGAAGCCGCGGGAATCGCGACGGTGGGTGGCATGAGCCTGCGCGTGGAGGAAGGCACGGTGGTCTATGGGAAGACCACGCATGCCGGCTTCAACAACATCACGCTCAACGGAGGCACGCTCCGGATGGATCCCACCTATCAGCTCGCCGCATCGCCCCAGGTATGGAATGGCGCCTTTGGCAACGAGGCCATCATCAATGGCGGTGTCTGGGACCTCAACGACACCGGCACCAATGGTATCAACAACCGGCTCAAGCGCGTGAGCGGCACCGGCGGAACCATCACCAACAGCGGCACCGGAGCCTCGCAGTTGGTGCTCGCGGCACGCGACACCGCCGCACCGGTATGGGCCGGAAATATCGAGGATGGTGGCAACGGTGGGACGGTCGCGCTGACGATCCAGTGGGGTGGCTCGGTCAACCAGGTGATGCAATTCTCCGGCCTGCACACCTACAGCGGCGACACGTATATCCGGGAGAATGTGATGAGCGCTGGTGCGGCCAACGTCTTCTCGCCGAACTCGCACTTCATCATTCCCAACCACAGCATCGGCGGGAAACTCGATCTCAATGGCTTCGACAACACGATCGGATCATTGGCGGGTGACGAGCCGGATGGCCAAGTGCTGCTCGGCTCCGCGACGTTGACCACGGGCGGCAAGGGCGATGCCAGCACGACTTTCGCCGGTGTGATTTCCGGAACCGGCGGTCTGATCAAGAGCGGTGGCGGCACCTTCACGATCACCGGTGCCAATACCTATAGCGGCGACACTGTGGTGAATGCCGGGATTCTGGCGGTGGATGGTGATTCGCTGCTCGATGCCGGGAAGCTGGTGATCGCCAGTGGCGCGAAGGTCGATGTGATCGGCACGGAGGTCGTCGGCACGCTCTTCTTCGCCGGGGTGCAGCAGGACGATGGTACCTGGGGCGCGACGGGGTCCGGTGCGGCGCACATCGATGATGTCCGTTTCTCCGGAACCGGCGTGGTCCATGTCGGTGCGGTGGCAGGTTACGACAGTTGGGCGGACGACAATGCCGGCGGGCAGACGGCGGAGCAGGACTTCGACGGCGACGGCATGGACAACGGCATCGAGTATTTCATGAACGCGGCCGCCGGGTTCACCGCGAATCCCGGCGTGGTCGGCGGCGCGGTTGCGTGGCCGAATGGCGGGAAGATCGCGAGGTCGGCGTATGGCACCCAGTTCGTGGTGAAGACCTCGACGAACCTGACCACGTGGGAGCCGGTGCTGGAGACCGATCCGAAATTGAGCAATACGGCCGGCTCGGTGAGCTACACGTTGCCGACCGGGGCGGGTAAGTTCTTCGTGCGCCTCGAGGTGACGCCGCAGTGA
- a CDS encoding chitobiase/beta-hexosaminidase C-terminal domain-containing protein — protein sequence MPPLRHYALTLLASLALAIWCRGDVVISEFQSSNGATLLDEDGDPSDWVELYNRGSSSVNLTGWGLSDRTDDPFKWVFPAVQIAAGQRLVIWCSAKDRTGAATVIADSPDDIPGLVLWLKAEGQSYTDGQSATTWTDTSGRTNHGTAPSSSNRPVFKTNRINGKPAFQFSRSQSQEFRLPTSGFKGMTSLNNYSLFAVSKWSGSGVPSGIFGAWNTSDPTTETHLEVGTLGAVSFRTAAMNQIEAEAASTNDEWAVLSATVAGTQDSPMARLYKNGQMVGSRGQGPGPVPLSSLSQMAVGSSYSTGRNFSGDIAELLLYDRPLNAPELAFLDVHLGSRYALPGGTLPTGPKIHTNFSIDSDGESLVLTRPTGTTEDLVPAAIMPQDASHGRSPESGNTWKWFASPTPGQPNAALSYGPPLVKPVLSAPRGFKTSTFSLGITHPESGVTLRYTLDGSEPSLTNGSTYSSPISINKTRVVRAAAFKSTALPSRAIATNSYIFLNDVVTQTSRPTGYPANWGEFTQTSYSISPNVAALSGYSTTMKAALAGLPSLSISLAPDDMFGEEGIYTDSTQHGLEEVVSAEWLTGDNSFDTQIDAGLRVHGGASRYHTKSPKKAFRLAFRGEYGEGRLRVPIFSNEGTPLADFNGLILRANFNNSWISLTSSERDRALAFQDQWMRDTQLAMHGMGSRGNLVHLYINGIYWGIYNPCERPDAEFSASYFGGDPEDYDAMNHDGVVDGDNIAWNTMRDLARAGITTPAQYTAIKQYLDVDQYIDYMLLNFYGSNQDWPDNNWTATRLRSEGAGYRFFVWDAEMTLHSPTSNRTNPPNSDLAENDNPGMLYTALRQNAEFRLRFADRARRYLYNGGALTPAALSARFTAAAAKAQPGIFAEQARWGAYRKEILDLDGPSPLYALNPHWLAARDWLLGTYFPARTTNLINQLKAVSLYPNVDAPTFSQHGGQLTAGQTVSITAPAGTIYCTLDGTDPRVENTGAVSPTAVAYTSALTISGQKTLKARALSGGVWSALNEAVFSTLSNESIFKPAGDATWTTNSNWTPSGYPNGSGKRAVINSPTATDRDVSLAAPITVGSIRFDATNSFFRNRIDDELTGKTLTFNGSGQESQIKVDGNGTGFVEFEVVAGSILSSTLELQVNQLDGDEEHGALRLRERWSGPGGLRKTGLGVASLTGEDKDFTGALSIVEGVLQVSEPSTPALASSITVTPGGQLRLTSGSTLGVPRVYGFTKPLKISGQGRGLAIPDDSGQGKQGALRYDPGNGENHAVLPVAVQLTAAAGIHVDGALNRLELTSPLTPAAHALTKSGGGLLHLKTANAAFTGPVTVATGTLELTGSLGSPVTLGATGVLTGHGTTGAISGDGTIDLGSKILKAPLLSGTIVSAVLANPGSPAYTQPTAAGNGLLSIDGITAPPDFCRIYLPNAGSTFRGVIFAPWDIDLAGAINAAVCEVYRPDGTGWSLATNAQVVTVPEIANFGSGAVNGHIVEVRLGAAPASFTTWQELNFPIAAERNNPAIGGPEATPRKDGIANLLRYALGIGLAESPRAKLPRLENFSNRREFSFPFDPGRDDIACLVEVTNSLGSWQNASVIFDSRTDYPGDMENGWLTVTDTGYATRRFYRLRVIIR from the coding sequence ATGCCCCCCCTGCGTCACTATGCCCTGACGCTGCTCGCCAGTCTCGCTTTAGCAATCTGGTGCCGCGGCGATGTCGTGATCAGCGAATTCCAGTCCTCGAACGGAGCCACCCTGCTCGATGAGGACGGCGATCCTTCCGACTGGGTCGAACTCTACAACCGCGGAAGTTCGTCCGTGAATCTCACCGGTTGGGGCCTCTCCGATCGCACCGACGATCCCTTCAAGTGGGTCTTCCCCGCCGTGCAAATCGCCGCCGGTCAGCGACTCGTCATCTGGTGCTCCGCAAAGGATCGCACCGGCGCGGCCACCGTCATCGCCGATTCGCCGGACGATATCCCCGGCCTCGTGCTGTGGCTGAAAGCCGAGGGCCAATCCTACACTGATGGCCAGTCGGCGACCACATGGACCGACACCAGCGGCCGCACCAATCACGGCACCGCTCCCTCCTCCTCGAATCGCCCGGTTTTCAAAACCAACCGCATCAACGGCAAGCCAGCCTTCCAGTTCTCCCGCTCGCAGTCACAGGAGTTCCGCCTGCCCACTTCCGGCTTCAAGGGCATGACCAGCCTGAACAACTACTCCCTGTTCGCGGTGTCGAAGTGGTCCGGCTCCGGCGTCCCATCGGGCATCTTCGGCGCATGGAACACCAGCGACCCCACCACCGAGACCCACCTCGAAGTCGGCACCCTCGGCGCGGTGAGCTTCCGCACGGCCGCGATGAACCAGATCGAAGCCGAGGCCGCATCCACCAATGACGAGTGGGCCGTCCTCTCCGCGACCGTGGCCGGCACCCAGGATTCGCCGATGGCCCGGCTCTACAAGAATGGCCAGATGGTCGGTTCGCGCGGGCAAGGTCCGGGCCCCGTGCCGCTTTCGAGCCTCTCGCAAATGGCCGTCGGCAGCTCTTATTCCACAGGCCGGAACTTCAGCGGCGATATCGCGGAGCTGCTGCTCTACGACCGGCCGCTCAATGCGCCCGAACTCGCCTTCCTCGATGTCCACCTCGGCAGCCGCTATGCGCTTCCCGGTGGCACCCTGCCGACCGGGCCCAAGATCCACACCAATTTCAGCATCGACTCCGATGGTGAGTCGCTCGTCCTCACCCGCCCCACCGGAACTACGGAAGATCTAGTACCAGCGGCGATCATGCCGCAGGACGCGAGCCACGGCCGCAGCCCGGAAAGCGGCAATACCTGGAAGTGGTTCGCCAGCCCCACGCCCGGCCAACCGAATGCAGCACTCTCCTACGGTCCGCCGCTGGTGAAGCCGGTGCTGTCCGCACCGCGCGGCTTCAAGACCTCCACCTTCTCGCTTGGCATCACCCATCCCGAGTCCGGAGTGACCCTCCGCTACACCCTCGATGGCAGCGAGCCGTCGCTGACCAATGGCAGCACCTACAGCTCGCCCATTTCGATCAACAAGACCCGCGTCGTCCGCGCCGCAGCCTTCAAGAGCACCGCCCTGCCGAGCCGTGCCATCGCCACGAATTCCTACATTTTCCTCAATGACGTCGTGACCCAGACGTCGCGCCCCACCGGCTACCCGGCGAATTGGGGCGAGTTCACGCAGACCAGTTACTCCATCAGCCCGAACGTGGCCGCGCTTTCCGGCTACAGCACCACCATGAAGGCTGCCCTAGCGGGCCTGCCTTCCCTGTCCATTTCCCTCGCCCCCGATGACATGTTCGGCGAGGAGGGCATCTATACCGACTCCACCCAGCACGGGCTGGAGGAGGTCGTCTCCGCCGAGTGGCTCACCGGGGACAATTCCTTCGACACCCAGATCGATGCCGGCCTGCGCGTCCACGGCGGGGCCAGCCGCTACCACACGAAGTCACCGAAGAAAGCCTTCCGCCTCGCCTTCCGCGGCGAGTATGGCGAGGGCCGCCTGCGGGTGCCAATCTTCAGCAATGAGGGCACGCCGCTGGCGGACTTCAATGGCCTGATCCTGCGCGCGAATTTCAACAACTCGTGGATCTCGCTGACCTCATCGGAGCGCGATCGCGCGCTCGCCTTCCAGGACCAGTGGATGCGCGACACCCAGCTCGCCATGCACGGCATGGGCTCGCGTGGCAATCTCGTCCACCTCTACATCAATGGCATCTACTGGGGCATCTACAATCCCTGCGAGCGGCCCGATGCGGAGTTCTCCGCCAGCTACTTCGGCGGCGATCCCGAGGACTACGATGCGATGAATCACGACGGCGTGGTGGACGGCGACAACATCGCTTGGAACACCATGCGGGACCTCGCCCGCGCCGGCATCACCACCCCGGCCCAATACACCGCCATCAAGCAGTACCTCGATGTCGACCAGTACATCGATTACATGCTGCTGAACTTCTACGGCTCGAACCAGGACTGGCCGGACAACAACTGGACCGCCACCCGCCTGCGCTCCGAAGGCGCGGGCTACCGCTTCTTTGTCTGGGATGCGGAGATGACCCTGCATAGCCCCACCTCCAACCGCACCAACCCGCCTAACAGCGACCTGGCGGAGAACGACAATCCCGGCATGCTCTACACCGCGCTGCGGCAGAATGCCGAGTTCCGCCTGCGCTTCGCCGACCGCGCCCGTCGCTATCTCTACAATGGCGGCGCGCTCACTCCCGCCGCGCTCTCCGCACGCTTCACTGCCGCCGCAGCCAAGGCCCAGCCCGGCATCTTCGCCGAGCAGGCCCGCTGGGGCGCTTATCGCAAGGAGATCCTCGACCTCGACGGCCCCTCACCGCTCTATGCCCTTAATCCCCATTGGCTGGCCGCACGCGATTGGTTGCTGGGCACCTACTTCCCGGCCCGCACCACGAACCTGATCAACCAGCTCAAGGCGGTGAGCCTCTATCCGAATGTCGATGCGCCCACCTTCAGCCAGCACGGCGGCCAGTTGACCGCCGGCCAGACCGTCTCGATCACCGCACCCGCCGGCACGATCTACTGCACGCTCGATGGCACCGACCCGCGCGTCGAGAATACCGGTGCCGTCTCGCCCACCGCCGTCGCCTACACCTCGGCCCTCACCATCTCGGGCCAGAAAACGCTCAAGGCCCGCGCACTCAGCGGCGGCGTGTGGAGCGCGCTCAATGAAGCCGTCTTCTCCACGCTTTCCAACGAATCCATCTTCAAACCGGCCGGCGACGCGACTTGGACCACCAACTCGAACTGGACCCCATCCGGATATCCCAATGGCTCCGGCAAGCGCGCCGTCATCAACTCCCCCACCGCCACCGATCGTGATGTCAGCCTCGCCGCCCCGATCACCGTCGGCAGCATCCGCTTCGACGCCACCAACTCCTTCTTCCGCAATCGCATCGACGACGAGCTCACCGGCAAAACGCTCACCTTCAACGGCTCCGGCCAAGAATCCCAGATCAAAGTGGATGGCAATGGCACCGGCTTCGTCGAGTTCGAGGTGGTCGCCGGCAGCATCCTCTCCAGCACCTTGGAACTGCAGGTCAACCAGCTCGATGGCGACGAAGAGCACGGCGCTCTCCGGCTCCGCGAACGCTGGAGCGGCCCCGGCGGCCTGCGCAAGACCGGCCTCGGCGTGGCTTCCCTAACAGGCGAGGACAAGGACTTCACCGGCGCACTCTCGATCGTCGAGGGCGTCTTGCAAGTTTCCGAGCCATCCACACCCGCGCTGGCCTCATCCATCACCGTCACCCCTGGCGGCCAACTCCGGTTGACCTCCGGCAGCACACTCGGCGTGCCCCGCGTTTATGGCTTCACCAAGCCGCTCAAGATCTCCGGCCAAGGCCGCGGTCTCGCGATTCCCGATGACTCCGGCCAGGGCAAGCAAGGCGCGCTTCGCTACGATCCCGGCAATGGCGAAAACCACGCCGTCCTCCCCGTCGCGGTGCAACTCACCGCGGCGGCGGGCATCCATGTCGATGGTGCATTGAACCGCCTCGAACTCACCTCGCCGCTCACGCCCGCCGCCCACGCTCTAACAAAGTCCGGAGGTGGCCTCCTTCATCTCAAGACCGCGAATGCCGCCTTCACCGGTCCGGTCACCGTCGCCACTGGCACGCTGGAACTCACCGGCTCGCTCGGCTCGCCGGTCACGCTCGGTGCCACTGGCGTCCTCACCGGTCACGGCACCACCGGAGCGATTTCCGGAGATGGCACCATCGACCTGGGCAGCAAGATCCTCAAGGCCCCCCTCCTGAGCGGCACCATCGTCTCCGCCGTGCTCGCTAATCCCGGCTCGCCCGCCTACACCCAGCCCACTGCTGCGGGGAATGGCCTGCTTTCCATCGATGGCATCACCGCTCCACCCGACTTCTGCCGCATCTATCTGCCGAATGCCGGCAGCACCTTCCGCGGCGTGATCTTCGCCCCATGGGACATCGATCTCGCCGGAGCAATCAACGCCGCTGTTTGCGAAGTCTATCGTCCCGATGGCACCGGCTGGTCACTCGCCACGAATGCCCAGGTCGTCACCGTCCCCGAGATCGCCAACTTCGGCAGCGGCGCGGTCAACGGCCACATCGTCGAGGTACGCCTCGGCGCTGCCCCGGCCTCCTTCACCACGTGGCAGGAGTTGAATTTCCCGATCGCCGCCGAACGCAACAACCCTGCCATCGGCGGCCCCGAGGCCACCCCGCGCAAGGACGGCATCGCGAATCTGCTGCGCTACGCGCTTGGCATCGGCCTTGCCGAATCGCCCCGCGCCAAGCTGCCTCGCCTTGAGAACTTCTCAAACCGCCGCGAGTTCAGCTTCCCCTTCGATCCCGGCCGCGACGACATCGCATGCCTTGTCGAAGTCACCAACAGTCTCGGCAGCTGGCAGAATGCCTCAGTCATCTTTGACTCCCGTACCGACTACCCCGGCGACATGGAGAATGGCTGGCTCACCGTCACCGACACCGGCTACGCCACCCGCCGCTTCTACCGGCTGCGTGTGATCATTCGGTAA